The Lonchura striata isolate bLonStr1 chromosome 5, bLonStr1.mat, whole genome shotgun sequence genome window below encodes:
- the WASHC4 gene encoding WASH complex subunit 4 isoform X1: protein MALETLSPDWEFDRLDDGSQKIHAEVQLKNYGKFLEEYTSQLKRIEDALDDSVGDVWDFSLDPIALKLLPYEQSSLLELIKTENKVLNKVITVYAALCCEIKKLKYEAETKFYNGLLFYGEGATDSSMVEGDCQIQMGRFVSFLQELSCFVTRCYEVVVNVVHQLAVLYTSNKNAPKIIETSGVHFQAMYEHLGELLTILITLDEIIDNHATLKDHWTMYKRLLKSVHHNPSKFGIPEDKLKPFEKLLLKLECQLLDGMIFQACIEQQFDSLNGGVSVSKNSTFAEEFAHTLRAAFSNVEVKLGEPSEIDQRDKYVGICGLFVLHFQIFRTVDKKLYKSLLDVCKKVPAITLTANIIWFADNFLIQKIPAAAKLLDKKSIHTVKTQRENFLQQRAQSLTKDMQSYYVLVSSWMTKMESILSKEQRAARFSEDLSNRCNVFIQGFLYAYSLSTIIKTTMNLYMSMQKPMTKTSVKALCRLVELLKAIEHMFYRRSMVVADSVTHITQHLQYQALHSISVAKKRVISDKKYSEQRLDVLSALVLAENTLNGPSTRQRRLIVSLALSVGTQMKTFKDEELVPLQLVLKKLDLISELTERVRAQCNCCFLYWHRAVFPIYLDDVYENAVDSARLHYMFSALRDCVPAMMHARHLESYEVLLECYDKEIMEVLNEHLLDKLCKEIEKDLRLSVHTHLKLDDRNPFRVGMKDLAHFFFLNPIRFFNRFIDIKAYVTHYLDKTFYNLTTVALHDWATYSEMRNLATQRYGLSMTEAHLPSQTLEQGLDVLEIMRNIHVFVSRYLYNLNNQIFIERTSNNKHLNTINIRHIANSIRTHGTGIMNTTVNFTYQFLRKKFYIFSQFMYDEHIKSRLIKDIRFFREVKDQNDHKYPFERADKFNRGIRKLGITPDGQSYLDQFRQLISQIGNAMGYVRMIRSGGLHCCSSAIRFVPDLEDIVNFEELVKEEGLSEETQKAARQLDSVLSDLTRNFAEGTEYFKMLVDVFAPEFRSPKNMHLRNFYIIVPPLTLNFVEHSISCKEKLNKKNKSGAAFTDDGFAMGVAYILKLLDQYQEFDSLHWFQSVREKYVKEIRAVAKQQNVQSTNQDEKLLQTMNLTHKRLEVCLQEFELLYFSLSSARIFFRADKTAAEESQEKKEKEEESGKASNGDLSNSTPVEPVVK, encoded by the exons ATGGCGCTGGAGACCCTGTCCCCGGACTGGGAGTTCGACCGCCTCGACGACGGCTCGCAGA AAATTCATGCTGAAGTGCAGCTGAAGAATTATGGAAAATTTCTTGAGGAATATACATCTCAGCTGAAGAGAATTGAAGATGCATTGGATGACTCTGTTGGAGATGTTTGGGACTTCAGTCTTGATCCCATTGCTTTAAAG CTCTTGCCATATGAACAGTCCTCCCTACTGGAGCTcataaagacagaaaacaag GTTCTAAACAAAGTTATAACAGTGTATGCTGCTCTTTGCTGTGAAATCAAGAAGTTAAAATATGAG GCAGAAACTAAATTTTATAATGGCCTCTTGTTTTATGGAGAAGGAG CCACAGATTCCAGCATGGTGGAGGGAGATTGTCAAATACAGATGGGaagatttgtttctttcttgCAG GAGCTGTCTTGCTTTGTTACCCGATGTTATGAAGTGGTGGTGAATGTAGTGCATCAGCTGGCTGTTCTGTATACCAGCAACAA GAATGCACCTAAAATTATAGAGACATCTGGAGTTCATTTTCAG GCAATGTATGAGCATCTAGGAGAGTTGCTGACAATCTTGATCACTCTGGATGAAATAATTGACAATCATGCCACGCTGAAAGATCACTGGACCATGTACAAGAG GCTGCTAAAATCTGTCCATCACAACCCTTCTAAGTTTGGAATTCCAGAAGATAAACTAAAACCATTTGAAAAACTGCTGTTAAAACTGGAATGCCAGTTACTTGATGGAATGATATTTCAG GCGTGTATAGAGCAACAGTTTGATTCTTTAAATGGTGGAGTGTCAGTGTCAAAGAACAGCACATTTGCTGAAGAATTTGCTCATACTCTTCGTGCAGCTTTCTCAAACGTCGAAGTCAAACTTG GTGAACCTTCAGAAATTGACCAGAGAGATAAATACGTGGGCATCTGTGGCCTCTTTGTACtgcattttcagatttttcGGACTGTAGACAAGAAATTGTATAAGTCATTATTGGATGTTTGTAAGAAG gTACCAGCCATTACATTAACAGCTAACATTATCTGGTTTGCTGACAATTTTCTGATTCAGAAGATCCCAGCTGCAGCCAAACTACTGGACAAGAAAAGTATTCATACAGTTAAAACACAAAGGGAGAACTTTCTACAGCAGAGGGCACAGTCACTTACCAA AGATATGCAGTCATATTATGTTCTTGTGAGCTCGTGGATGACAAAAATGGAATCTATCTTGTCCAAGGAGCAGCGCGCAGCGAGGTTTTCTGAAGATCTTTCTAACCGCTGCAATGTCTTCATCCAG ggttttCTTTATGCATACAGTCTTAGCACCATCATTAAAACTACAATGAATCTTTACATGTCAATGCAAAAACCTATGACCAAAACCTCAGTAAAAGCCTTGTGCAGACTTGTGGAGCTTCTCAAG GCAATAGAACATATGTTTTACCGAAGAAGCATGGTTGTGGCAGACTCTGTGACACACATCACTCAGCATCTGCAGTATCAGGCTCTTCACTCTATCTCTGTGGCCAAG AAAAGGGTGATTTCTGATAAAAAGTACAGTGAGCAGCGCCTGGATGTCCTCTCTGCTCTGGTGTTGGCTGAGAACACCCTCAATGGGCCAAGCACAAGACAGAGGCGACTGATTGTTTCCCTTGCACTGAGTGTGGGAACACAGATG aaaacatttaaaGATGAAGAACTTGTTCCCCTTCAGTTAGTTCTGAAAAAACTGGACTTGATCAGTGAACTTACAGAGAG AGTTCGAGCACAATGCAACTGTTGTTTCTTATACTGGCATCGAGCTGTCTTTCCAATCTATTTAGACGATGTGTATGAAAATGCAGTGGATTCTGCCAGACTACAT tatATGTTTAGTGCACTACGGGACTGTGTACCTGCTATGATGCATGCAAGACACTTGGAATCTTATGAGGTTCTTCTGGAGTGCTACGACAAAGAAATCATGGAAGTGCTCAATGAG CACTTGCTGGACAAATTGTGTAAAGAGATAGAAAAGGACCTGCGTTTATCAGTTCACACCCACCTGAAGCTGGATGACAGAAACCCCTTCAGAGTTGGCATGAAGGACCTGGCTCACTTCTTCTTTCTGAACCCAATACGTTTTTTCAATCGGTTCATTGACATAAAAG CTTATGTAACTCATTATTTGGACAAGACCTTCTACAACTTGACGACCGTAGCCCTTCACGACTGGGCCACCTACAGCGAGATGAGAAACTTGGCAACCCAGCGCTATGGTTTAAGTATGACTGAGGCTCACCTTCCCAGCCAGACTCTGGAGCAG GGTCTGGATGTTTTGGAAATCATGAGAAATATTCATGTTTTTGTATCCCGCTACCTCTACAATCTGAATAATCAG ATCTTCATTGAAAGAACAAGTAATAACAAACACTTGAACACCATCAATATCCGACACATCGCTAACTCAATTCGAACTCATGGAACAGGAATCATGAACACAACA GTAAATTTCACTTACCAATTCTTGAGGAAAAAGTTTTACATTTTTAGCCAGTTCATGTATGATGAACATATCAAATCCAGACTTATCAAAGACATCAGATTCTTCAGGGAAGTCAAGGATCAAAATGATCACAAG tatCCATTTGAAAGAGCAGATAAATTCAACCGTGGCATCAGAAAACTTGGAATAACCCCAGATGGCCAGAGCTATCTTGACCAGTTCAGACAACTCATAAGTCAAATTG gCAATGCTATGGGTTATGTACGCATGATAAGATCTGGTGGACTTCACTGCTGCAGTAGTGCCATTAG GTTTGTTCCTGATCTGGAAGATATTGTTAACTTTGAAGAGCTGGTGAAAGAAGAAGGACTCtcagaagaaacacaaaaagcagCAAG GCAGTTGGACTCTGTGCTCAGTGACCTGACCCGGAACTTTGCAGAGGGAACAGAGTACTTCAAAATGCTGGTGGACGTGTTTGCGCCCGAGTTCCGCAGCCCGAAGAACATGCACCTGCGCAACTTCTACATCATCGTCCCCCCCCTG ACCCTCAATTTTGTGGAGCATTCAATCAGTTGCAAGGAGAAGTTGAATAAGAAGAACAAAAGTGGAGCAGCTTTCACTGATGATGGGTTTGCCATGG GTGTGGCTTACATTCTGAAGCTTTTGGATCAGTACCAGGAGTTTGATTCTCTGCACTGGTTCCAGTCTGTTAGAGAGAAGTATGTGAAGGAAATAAGAGCAGTAGCTAAGCAACAGAATGTGCAATCCACTAATCAAGATGAGAAACTACTACAGACAATGAACCTTACCCACAAGCGACTGGAAGTTTGTTTACAG GAATTTGAACTCCTTTATTTCTCACTAAGTAGtgcaagaatttttttcagagcagataaaactgcagcagaagaaagccaggaaaagaaagaaaaagaag AAGAATCTGGTAAAGCAAGCAATGGAGATCTTTCCAACTCTACACCTGTGGAGCCTGTTGTGAAATGA
- the WASHC4 gene encoding WASH complex subunit 4 isoform X2 → MALETLSPDWEFDRLDDGSQKIHAEVQLKNYGKFLEEYTSQLKRIEDALDDSVGDVWDFSLDPIALKLLPYEQSSLLELIKTENKVLNKVITVYAALCCEIKKLKYEAETKFYNGLLFYGEGATDSSMVEGDCQIQMGRFVSFLQELSCFVTRCYEVVVNVVHQLAVLYTSNKNAPKIIETSGVHFQAMYEHLGELLTILITLDEIIDNHATLKDHWTMYKRLLKSVHHNPSKFGIPEDKLKPFEKLLLKLECQLLDGMIFQACIEQQFDSLNGGVSVSKNSTFAEEFAHTLRAAFSNVEVKLGEPSEIDQRDKYVGICGLFVLHFQIFRTVDKKLYKSLLDVCKKVPAITLTANIIWFADNFLIQKIPAAAKLLDKKSIHTVKTQRENFLQQRAQSLTKDMQSYYVLVSSWMTKMESILSKEQRAARFSEDLSNRCNVFIQGFLYAYSLSTIIKTTMNLYMSMQKPMTKTSVKALCRLVELLKAIEHMFYRRSMVVADSVTHITQHLQYQALHSISVAKKRVISDKKYSEQRLDVLSALVLAENTLNGPSTRQRRLIVSLALSVGTQMKTFKDEELVPLQLVLKKLDLISELTERVRAQCNCCFLYWHRAVFPIYLDDVYENAVDSARLHYMFSALRDCVPAMMHARHLESYEVLLECYDKEIMEVLNEHLLDKLCKEIEKDLRLSVHTHLKLDDRNPFRVGMKDLAHFFFLNPIRFFNRFIDIKAYVTHYLDKTFYNLTTVALHDWATYSEMRNLATQRYGLSMTEAHLPSQTLEQGLDVLEIMRNIHVFVSRYLYNLNNQIFIERTSNNKHLNTINIRHIANSIRTHGTGIMNTTVNFTYQFLRKKFYIFSQFMYDEHIKSRLIKDIRFFREVKDQNDHKYPFERADKFNRGIRKLGITPDGQSYLDQFRQLISQIGNAMGYVRMIRSGGLHCCSSAIRFVPDLEDIVNFEELVKEEGLSEETQKAARQLDSVLSDLTRNFAEGTEYFKMLVDVFAPEFRSPKNMHLRNFYIIVPPLPFIFSDPQFCGAFNQLQGEVE, encoded by the exons ATGGCGCTGGAGACCCTGTCCCCGGACTGGGAGTTCGACCGCCTCGACGACGGCTCGCAGA AAATTCATGCTGAAGTGCAGCTGAAGAATTATGGAAAATTTCTTGAGGAATATACATCTCAGCTGAAGAGAATTGAAGATGCATTGGATGACTCTGTTGGAGATGTTTGGGACTTCAGTCTTGATCCCATTGCTTTAAAG CTCTTGCCATATGAACAGTCCTCCCTACTGGAGCTcataaagacagaaaacaag GTTCTAAACAAAGTTATAACAGTGTATGCTGCTCTTTGCTGTGAAATCAAGAAGTTAAAATATGAG GCAGAAACTAAATTTTATAATGGCCTCTTGTTTTATGGAGAAGGAG CCACAGATTCCAGCATGGTGGAGGGAGATTGTCAAATACAGATGGGaagatttgtttctttcttgCAG GAGCTGTCTTGCTTTGTTACCCGATGTTATGAAGTGGTGGTGAATGTAGTGCATCAGCTGGCTGTTCTGTATACCAGCAACAA GAATGCACCTAAAATTATAGAGACATCTGGAGTTCATTTTCAG GCAATGTATGAGCATCTAGGAGAGTTGCTGACAATCTTGATCACTCTGGATGAAATAATTGACAATCATGCCACGCTGAAAGATCACTGGACCATGTACAAGAG GCTGCTAAAATCTGTCCATCACAACCCTTCTAAGTTTGGAATTCCAGAAGATAAACTAAAACCATTTGAAAAACTGCTGTTAAAACTGGAATGCCAGTTACTTGATGGAATGATATTTCAG GCGTGTATAGAGCAACAGTTTGATTCTTTAAATGGTGGAGTGTCAGTGTCAAAGAACAGCACATTTGCTGAAGAATTTGCTCATACTCTTCGTGCAGCTTTCTCAAACGTCGAAGTCAAACTTG GTGAACCTTCAGAAATTGACCAGAGAGATAAATACGTGGGCATCTGTGGCCTCTTTGTACtgcattttcagatttttcGGACTGTAGACAAGAAATTGTATAAGTCATTATTGGATGTTTGTAAGAAG gTACCAGCCATTACATTAACAGCTAACATTATCTGGTTTGCTGACAATTTTCTGATTCAGAAGATCCCAGCTGCAGCCAAACTACTGGACAAGAAAAGTATTCATACAGTTAAAACACAAAGGGAGAACTTTCTACAGCAGAGGGCACAGTCACTTACCAA AGATATGCAGTCATATTATGTTCTTGTGAGCTCGTGGATGACAAAAATGGAATCTATCTTGTCCAAGGAGCAGCGCGCAGCGAGGTTTTCTGAAGATCTTTCTAACCGCTGCAATGTCTTCATCCAG ggttttCTTTATGCATACAGTCTTAGCACCATCATTAAAACTACAATGAATCTTTACATGTCAATGCAAAAACCTATGACCAAAACCTCAGTAAAAGCCTTGTGCAGACTTGTGGAGCTTCTCAAG GCAATAGAACATATGTTTTACCGAAGAAGCATGGTTGTGGCAGACTCTGTGACACACATCACTCAGCATCTGCAGTATCAGGCTCTTCACTCTATCTCTGTGGCCAAG AAAAGGGTGATTTCTGATAAAAAGTACAGTGAGCAGCGCCTGGATGTCCTCTCTGCTCTGGTGTTGGCTGAGAACACCCTCAATGGGCCAAGCACAAGACAGAGGCGACTGATTGTTTCCCTTGCACTGAGTGTGGGAACACAGATG aaaacatttaaaGATGAAGAACTTGTTCCCCTTCAGTTAGTTCTGAAAAAACTGGACTTGATCAGTGAACTTACAGAGAG AGTTCGAGCACAATGCAACTGTTGTTTCTTATACTGGCATCGAGCTGTCTTTCCAATCTATTTAGACGATGTGTATGAAAATGCAGTGGATTCTGCCAGACTACAT tatATGTTTAGTGCACTACGGGACTGTGTACCTGCTATGATGCATGCAAGACACTTGGAATCTTATGAGGTTCTTCTGGAGTGCTACGACAAAGAAATCATGGAAGTGCTCAATGAG CACTTGCTGGACAAATTGTGTAAAGAGATAGAAAAGGACCTGCGTTTATCAGTTCACACCCACCTGAAGCTGGATGACAGAAACCCCTTCAGAGTTGGCATGAAGGACCTGGCTCACTTCTTCTTTCTGAACCCAATACGTTTTTTCAATCGGTTCATTGACATAAAAG CTTATGTAACTCATTATTTGGACAAGACCTTCTACAACTTGACGACCGTAGCCCTTCACGACTGGGCCACCTACAGCGAGATGAGAAACTTGGCAACCCAGCGCTATGGTTTAAGTATGACTGAGGCTCACCTTCCCAGCCAGACTCTGGAGCAG GGTCTGGATGTTTTGGAAATCATGAGAAATATTCATGTTTTTGTATCCCGCTACCTCTACAATCTGAATAATCAG ATCTTCATTGAAAGAACAAGTAATAACAAACACTTGAACACCATCAATATCCGACACATCGCTAACTCAATTCGAACTCATGGAACAGGAATCATGAACACAACA GTAAATTTCACTTACCAATTCTTGAGGAAAAAGTTTTACATTTTTAGCCAGTTCATGTATGATGAACATATCAAATCCAGACTTATCAAAGACATCAGATTCTTCAGGGAAGTCAAGGATCAAAATGATCACAAG tatCCATTTGAAAGAGCAGATAAATTCAACCGTGGCATCAGAAAACTTGGAATAACCCCAGATGGCCAGAGCTATCTTGACCAGTTCAGACAACTCATAAGTCAAATTG gCAATGCTATGGGTTATGTACGCATGATAAGATCTGGTGGACTTCACTGCTGCAGTAGTGCCATTAG GTTTGTTCCTGATCTGGAAGATATTGTTAACTTTGAAGAGCTGGTGAAAGAAGAAGGACTCtcagaagaaacacaaaaagcagCAAG GCAGTTGGACTCTGTGCTCAGTGACCTGACCCGGAACTTTGCAGAGGGAACAGAGTACTTCAAAATGCTGGTGGACGTGTTTGCGCCCGAGTTCCGCAGCCCGAAGAACATGCACCTGCGCAACTTCTACATCATCGTCCCCCCCCTG CCTTTCATTTTTTCAGACCCTCAATTTTGTGGAGCATTCAATCAGTTGCAAGGAGAAGTTGAATAA